TTATAAACCTAACTAGCCTTGatttttcaaataattatttaaaaggaATAATTCCTACAAGTCTTAACCAACTTACAAATCTAAATAGACTTGATCTATCAAGGAATAAACTAGATGGGAGAATTTggattgattttcaaaaacttgtGACTCTATCATACTTGGATCTATCTTCAAACAATTTGGATGGAACCATTACAGTGGAAGAAAGCAGGCCTTTGGTAATCTCAGAAATGCAGTATTTGGATCTCTCCCATAATCAAATCAGTGGCTCACTTCCAGAACATATTGGTCATATAATGCCCAATTTGGAGTGCTTGATTCTTGGAAATAACCTCATAAATGGTTCAATTCCAAAATCATTGTGCCAAGTTGATGATTTGAGTATCCTTGACCTTTCAAAGAACAGGCTGTCTGGTAAAATTCCCAATTGTTGGAAGGATAACATAGCATGGGAAGAAATAAATTTGTCATCCAACAAACTCTCAGGGGATTTTCCAAGCTCATTTGGGAATCTTTCCTCTCTGTCATGGTTGCATTTGAACAATAATAGTCTTCATGGAGAGTTTCTAGCGTCTTTGAGAAATTTGCCATTCTTGATGATTATGGATCTCGGAGAGAATCAACTTTCTGGCACCATCCCAACATGGAGTGCTAACACATTTTCTTCACTACAAATTCTAAGACTGCCGCAAAACAGGTTGAGTGGTAGCATTCCTTCACAGATATGTGAACTATCATCCATTAAAATCTTGGACCTTTCCCGCAACAATTTAAATGGTTCAATACCTCAGTGTATAGGCAATCTTCGAGGAATGACTCTTGAGGTTCCCATTTTGCCTCCTACTTTGCCTCCTACTTCAGTTTTTACTGAGGGTCCCGGTTGGTCTTCTGGAGCAGTATCTAATTGGCAAACTGAGGATGTCATAGAAGTCACGAAAGGAAGAGAACTTGACTACATAAGAATCTTGAAGCATGTAGTCATCATGGACTTGTCCAAGAATAATTTGGTTGGCTCCATTCCAAAAGGAATAACTTTGCTTTATGGTTTGCATAGCTTGAATCTATCAAACAATCATTTGATCGGAAAGATCCCTAACATGATAGGGGATATGAGATCACTTGAATCCTTTGATGTTTCAAGTAACCAACTCTCCGGCACAATTCCAAGCAGCATGTCGGTCTTAACATCGCTAAGTCGTTTAAACTTGTCATACAATAACTTCTCTGGACCAATTCCCACAGATAACCAGTTTTTAACTTATGATGCATCCAGTTATGCTAACAACCCATATTTATGTGGATTTCCTCTTCCCAACGAATGTGGTTATTCTCCTCAAGTTCATGGGAGAAATGAATTTGAAGGTGATAACAGCAAATTAGATAAGTTGGAAAAGTGGTTGTTCTACTTTGTCATCGCAATTGGCTATGCAACTGGGTTTTGGGGAGTTATTGGAACTTTGTGGTTCAAGAGAACTTGGAGGCATGCTTACTTCAGATGGGTGGAAGATTTAGCCGACACGATCTATGTCACAACTGCAATAAGAATGGCAAAATTGAAGAAGTGGATGATAATGATGAGAAACCGTGTTGATGTTTGATCATgagtgtgtttttatttttattttgaagaaTCAAAAGTGgtaataaattaaagaaagtgAGAGATGTTTGAGTTATGTATGAATTTGTTAGAGATTGTCATTTGATGTTTATTTTCCTAAAGAGCCTCTGCATAAAGCAGAACCACAGAACAACAATATAAATGCATGATGTTGCAGTAAAAAAAAATGGAGACACTTTAACGAATTACAGCATAAAGGTAAATGACTTTTAAAATGAGTAATCCATATTACTTATGAGAAATGTGAAGAAAGAGTgaaagagagagatagagaTTTATTACAGGACACACACTTCTTTCATTCTGAAGTCTGATTTGAAGTCATCTTTCAGTCAATTAGttagaaattttatttatatttaattacatTATAACTTCTTAcagttttatcaaattttcaattaagtttatttattttaaaagtttataattaaattcTCATATTAGatataaattttcaattagatcGCTAACAAGTAACAATAGGTAttttcttaaaaagaaaaagaaatattctTAGAACATAACATGCAATGAGACCTTTTTCTCAGTTCATGACAATCAGTCAGTGGAACAACAATGCTAAAATAGAAAGATCAGATAAAAGATTCAAGATCTGATCAACAGAAACAGATTTCAGGAACATAAATGAGTATGAGAGAAATGCAAAACTGTGTAATTTTAGCAAAATAATTAAGAGGAAACTAGCAAAAACAACTACTAAATCATACATATGCTACATGTGCAGTTTTTATAAGACTATTAAAAATAGTATACTGTTCATTTACAATAAAGTTCCTAACATCTCCTAGCTTACATTTGTTTTTATATAAtatcattcggaaattgattgATAAAGTTTTATTATAAATGTGATTTATATAAATGAGAATGACGTCAATTTGAGTGTTATAGTCGATTATCTTAGATACGAAGAAAATAAAACGAAAGTATAATCATTGAGTCTTGTTGGCGTAACAAAAGGTGAGAGAGTCGTTGGGTCAATGCATGGGTCATGCAGAGATGAAAAGAAAGAGTGGCATCTATCTCAGATTAGTACACATTTTTTTCCAACACGTATTTGTCACTCCACCAATAATTACAAACTCACAGAGACTGCCTCAAAGACTTTAAACTAAGCAGGGGAGACTAGAACTTTACCCCACATGCAAGAGTCTTGGTCTTGGAACGAAAAGATTGGGTTCATTATTATTCCATTATGCTTTTTCCGAGAAAGTGACCATCATTCGTGACTTGTTCATGATGAGTATGTATATATAATGTGATTGAGTGAGTGGAGTGAAAGCAACTAACACATTAAATATCGTCAATAATATGTTTTATATGCCACTGAAAATGAAATTTAGATACCAAAATTTTGCTGCATGTGCAGTACTGGTACTTGTGATGGTAATGGCTGAAATTGCACAAATTTGTGCAAATTCAAGTAATACTCTGCACTCTCCATGTCTTGAAAGAGAGAGGCAAGCTCTTGTGAAGTTCAAAGCATCCCTGAATGATTCATCAAACCTGCTTTCCTCCTGGCATGGCCATGACTGCTGCCGATGGAAAGGGATCGGCTGCGACAATGTTACCGCTCACGTTGTCATGCTTGATCTTACCACTCCTTATGTGAAATGCTTGAGATCCATGAGTGGCGACTACGATTATGGCCGTTTACACAATCGATATTTAGAAGCTGTGAATGTTGTTTATTCATCGCTGCTGGAATCCATGAGGCACGACTACGACTGTGGCCTTTTATACAATAAATATCTAAAAGCTGGGAATGTTAATTCGTCCCTACTGGAACTGGAATACTTGACTCATTTGGACTTGAGTGGAAATCACTTCTATCAGAGTCCCATACCGATGTTCATTGGTTCTATGCAACACCTCAGGTATTTGTCCCTCTCTTATGCTGGTTTTGGCGGGAGAATACCCAACAATCTTGGAAATCTCACCGACCTCCACTTTCTTGATCTGAGTTGGAATGAATTTTCACCAAACAGCAACATCAATTGGATTTCTCAATTGCCATTGCTGGAACACCTTGATATAAGCTCTATTTACACTTGGTTTCAGGTATTTGTCCTAACTTATTACTTGGATGGTTAATAATTCATGGACTTGACAAAGTTGCTTCTTGTTCCTTGCTCAGGTTAATATTATTAATCTCACCGTCAGTGCTCCTAAACTTCAATTCCTAAGTCTTGCCAACAATGGACTTAATGTGCCAAATTTGGATGCTTTTCAAAACATGACATCTCTTGTGCATCTTGGTCTTGGTGGGAACAATCTATCATCACTTTCATCTTGGTATGGCAACTTCAAGAAACTTGAGTATCTTGATCTTTCAAGCTGTGTGCTTCATGGTCCAATTCCAAATGCTTTCCAAAATGCAACTTCCATTGAATTTTTAGACCTTTCTGAGAATAATTTTGACTCTCTTCCATCCTGGTTTCACAAGTTTGAGAAACTCAAGCATCTTTATCTTTCATCTAATAACTTCCAGGGTCCAATTCCAAATGTTTTACAAAATATGACTATCATTGAGTCCCTTGACTTTTCTCACAATTCTTTCACTTCAGTTCCATCTTGGTTTGTTGAGTTAAGGACACTTGTCTACCTAGATCTTTCAAGTAATAAATTAACATCCATGAAATGTTCCATTTCAtccattttgaaaaataattgtCACCTATATAGGTTTGATTTATCAAAAAATAGACTCCAAAAAGAATCCATTGGAAACAATGATTTGTCTACATGCATTAGACATGATTTGGAGAATCTAGACTTGAGTGGAAATAGATTTAATGATCATTTGCCATCTTGGTTAGGACAACTTGAAAATCTAGTCTTCCTTTTTCTCCAAGATAATTTTTTCTGTGGT
This sequence is a window from Arachis stenosperma cultivar V10309 chromosome 10, arast.V10309.gnm1.PFL2, whole genome shotgun sequence. Protein-coding genes within it:
- the LOC130957836 gene encoding probable leucine-rich repeat receptor-like protein kinase At1g35710, translating into MTHFLAIETGCNLSGNNLASVSSWFGNFKKLEYLDLSWCGLHGPILNAFQNATSIKSLDLSGNNFDSLPSWFHKFEELKHLFLSSNNFQGTIPVALQNMTSIETLDLSNNFFTFVQSWFIELRKLVSLNLSSNKITSMEYSISSILKNMCHLKRLYIAGNRLRKESIGNNDLSTCIRHDLENLDLKKNEFNDHLPSWLVQLENLGNLYLQDNFFFGPIPSSFGKLLKLKNLDISNNKLEGNLPNSLGQLVNLQIIKLSNNSFNGTIPQSFGQLINLDAFDISNNYLTGTIPSSLGQLINLTSLDFSNNYLKGIIPTSLNQLTNLNRLDLSRNKLDGRIWIDFQKLVTLSYLDLSSNNLDGTITVEESRPLVISEMQYLDLSHNQISGSLPEHIGHIMPNLECLILGNNLINGSIPKSLCQVDDLSILDLSKNRLSGKIPNCWKDNIAWEEINLSSNKLSGDFPSSFGNLSSLSWLHLNNNSLHGEFLASLRNLPFLMIMDLGENQLSGTIPTWSANTFSSLQILRLPQNRLSGSIPSQICELSSIKILDLSRNNLNGSIPQCIGNLRGMTLEVPILPPTLPPTSVFTEGPGWSSGAVSNWQTEDVIEVTKGRELDYIRILKHVVIMDLSKNNLVGSIPKGITLLYGLHSLNLSNNHLIGKIPNMIGDMRSLESFDVSSNQLSGTIPSSMSVLTSLSRLNLSYNNFSGPIPTDNQFLTYDASSYANNPYLCGFPLPNECGYSPQVHGRNEFEGDNSKLDKLEKWLFYFVIAIGYATGFWGVIGTLWFKRTWRHAYFRWVEDLADTIYVTTAIRMAKLKKWMIMMRNRVDV